One part of the Bradyrhizobium sp. CB1650 genome encodes these proteins:
- a CDS encoding low affinity iron permease family protein produces MQQRHQESERPRRLFASIANRASQAAGRASAFILACTVIVIWAVTGPLFRFSDTWQLVINTGTTIVTFLMVFLIQNSQNRDSAAIQVKLDELIRTGAVQNSFVGIEHLTADELEDLRKRCEERAKAVAANRQVERRTARARKAHRGATD; encoded by the coding sequence ATGCAGCAGCGGCATCAGGAAAGCGAGCGACCACGCCGACTTTTCGCATCGATTGCAAACAGGGCATCGCAAGCGGCCGGCCGTGCATCGGCCTTTATTTTGGCCTGCACGGTGATTGTCATCTGGGCCGTTACAGGGCCTCTGTTTCGGTTCTCCGACACTTGGCAGCTAGTCATCAATACCGGAACGACCATCGTGACATTTCTGATGGTCTTCCTGATCCAGAACTCTCAGAACCGGGACAGCGCAGCCATCCAGGTGAAGCTGGATGAACTTATCCGAACCGGTGCCGTCCAGAATTCCTTCGTCGGAATTGAGCATTTAACCGCGGACGAACTCGAGGATCTTCGCAAGCGTTGCGAGGAACGTGCGAAGGCTGTGGCCGCGAACAGACAGGTCGAGCGGAGAACCGCGAGAGCACGTAAGGCTCACCGTGGTGCGACGGATTAG
- a CDS encoding peptidoglycan-binding protein, translating to MPQGQKNQGTTTGANTKPSSAPAQGQATQGQTTQQNQGATTGANTRPNDAPAPGQATQGQTTQQNQGATTGTQAAAPAQNQTTTTQSMSGRVSVSAQQQTTLQQSVLSSRNVARVNANSIDFQINTGVVVPTHINVVSVSAFPVLIDVFPAFRDDSFFVVDDEIVLLDRSRRIVDVVPAGPRTRFSRAGSMGGGGVSGSVAALNLSPEEIRVVQQVLIERGLLTGEADGVLGTRTREALITFQRQQGIQASGSIDTRTVSALGVSNKISATQSQTTTGQEQASQQQPAQQGTTDQNTGQANAPAQQNQPTTGQVQQNQPATTGQAQQNQPATTGQAQQNQPATTGQGGTQQPSGQTTGQAAPPAQGNNPPAANQSMPSGQPNQSNPPASSQPADNPQGKKY from the coding sequence ATGCCGCAGGGCCAGAAGAACCAGGGCACGACAACCGGCGCCAACACCAAGCCGAGCAGTGCCCCTGCCCAGGGTCAGGCCACGCAGGGTCAGACCACACAGCAAAACCAGGGCGCAACAACCGGCGCCAACACCAGGCCGAACGATGCCCCTGCCCCCGGTCAGGCCACGCAGGGTCAAACCACGCAGCAAAACCAGGGCGCGACGACTGGCACCCAGGCCGCTGCGCCGGCGCAAAATCAGACTACGACGACCCAGAGCATGTCGGGCCGCGTATCGGTAAGTGCGCAACAACAGACAACGCTACAGCAGTCGGTGCTCAGCTCGCGCAACGTGGCGCGGGTTAACGCCAACTCGATCGACTTCCAGATCAATACGGGCGTGGTGGTGCCGACACACATCAATGTGGTGTCCGTCTCGGCCTTCCCGGTGCTGATCGACGTGTTCCCGGCCTTCCGCGACGACAGCTTCTTCGTCGTCGACGACGAGATCGTGCTCCTCGATCGCAGCCGCCGGATTGTGGATGTTGTTCCGGCAGGGCCGCGGACGCGGTTCAGCCGCGCCGGCAGTATGGGCGGTGGCGGTGTCAGCGGCAGCGTCGCTGCGCTCAATCTGAGCCCCGAAGAGATTCGTGTTGTGCAGCAGGTGCTGATCGAGCGCGGATTGCTGACCGGTGAAGCGGATGGCGTGCTCGGTACGCGGACGCGCGAGGCGTTGATCACCTTCCAGCGGCAACAAGGCATCCAGGCCAGCGGCTCGATCGATACGCGCACGGTCTCGGCGCTCGGCGTATCCAACAAGATCAGTGCCACCCAGAGCCAGACCACGACTGGTCAGGAACAGGCGAGCCAGCAGCAGCCGGCGCAACAGGGCACGACCGATCAGAACACCGGTCAGGCCAATGCTCCGGCGCAGCAGAACCAGCCGACAACTGGCCAAGTGCAGCAGAACCAGCCCGCGACAACCGGGCAGGCTCAGCAGAACCAACCGGCAACGACCGGACAGGCCCAGCAGAACCAGCCGGCAACGACCGGACAGGGCGGGACGCAACAGCCTTCCGGTCAGACGACCGGACAAGCGGCGCCTCCGGCCCAAGGCAACAATCCGCCGGCCGCCAACCAGAGTATGCCGTCTGGGCAGCCCAACCAGAGCAATCCTCCGGCATCGAGCCAGCCGGCCGATAACCCTCAGGGCAAGAAGTATTGA
- a CDS encoding ATP-dependent DNA ligase: MEARSVDRLPRGAEWQYEPKWDGFRCLLIRSGSRLRMQSKSGRELARYFPEVAVAALNLAETQFALDGELVIPIGKRFSFDDLLQRIHPAASRVKRLATETPAVFLAFDLLGCGTDDIAGLPLTKRRPALERFAKRHFKRSEVFVLSPASRNHTDAERWLASAGGGSDGVIAKRIDLPYQTGNREGMQKIKRIRTADCVIGGFRYGERRTAGRKVVGSLLLGLYDEKGLLNHVGFTSGLKSAAKAALTDQLEAIVSDRSFTGNAPGGSSRWSTKRSTEWQSVKPKFVVEVSYDHFTAGRFRHGTTIIRWRPDKKPRQCTMDQLEQKSVLPAALLRAPA, encoded by the coding sequence ATGGAGGCCCGGTCGGTTGATCGCCTGCCGAGGGGGGCCGAGTGGCAATATGAGCCGAAGTGGGACGGCTTTCGCTGCCTTTTGATCCGAAGCGGATCGCGCCTTCGAATGCAGTCCAAATCGGGACGAGAGCTTGCTCGTTACTTTCCGGAAGTGGCAGTCGCGGCCCTGAACCTCGCCGAAACACAATTTGCGTTGGACGGCGAGTTGGTCATTCCAATCGGCAAGCGCTTTTCGTTCGATGATCTGCTGCAGCGCATCCACCCAGCGGCAAGCCGCGTCAAACGGCTTGCCACGGAAACGCCAGCCGTCTTTCTCGCGTTTGATCTTCTTGGCTGCGGGACGGACGACATTGCGGGGCTCCCGCTCACGAAACGGCGCCCTGCGCTGGAACGGTTCGCCAAACGGCATTTCAAGCGCAGCGAGGTCTTTGTCCTCTCTCCGGCAAGTCGAAATCATACCGATGCCGAACGGTGGCTCGCTTCGGCCGGTGGTGGTAGCGATGGTGTCATCGCCAAGCGCATCGATCTTCCCTACCAGACCGGCAATCGCGAAGGCATGCAAAAGATCAAGCGCATCCGCACAGCGGACTGCGTGATTGGGGGTTTTCGCTACGGAGAGAGGCGTACTGCCGGGCGCAAAGTCGTAGGCTCTCTCTTGTTGGGCCTCTATGATGAAAAGGGCCTATTGAACCATGTCGGGTTCACGTCCGGGCTCAAGTCTGCAGCGAAGGCAGCTTTGACGGATCAGCTTGAGGCCATCGTGAGCGACCGCAGCTTCACCGGAAACGCTCCAGGCGGCTCCAGCCGGTGGTCGACCAAACGATCGACGGAATGGCAGTCGGTGAAACCGAAATTTGTTGTTGAAGTTTCCTATGACCACTTCACCGCCGGACGATTTCGCCATGGCACCACGATCATCCGGTGGCGTCCTGACAAAAAGCCGCGCCAATGCACTATGGACCAACTCGAACAGAAATCGGTTCTGCCTGCGGCATTGCTTCGTGCTCCAGCGTAG
- a CDS encoding CsbD family protein, protein MDWNQVEGNWKEVKGKVKERWAKLTDDDLTEINGKRDQLEGSLQKRYGYAKDQARKDIDTWISTLP, encoded by the coding sequence ATGGACTGGAACCAAGTGGAAGGAAACTGGAAAGAGGTCAAAGGCAAGGTCAAGGAGAGATGGGCCAAGCTGACAGATGATGATCTTACTGAGATCAATGGCAAGCGCGATCAACTCGAAGGCAGCCTGCAGAAGCGGTACGGCTATGCAAAGGATCAAGCCCGCAAGGATATTGATACTTGGATTTCGACATTGCCGTAA
- a CDS encoding alpha-amylase family protein yields MIDDLWYKNGVFYCLSVGTYMDANGDGIGDFKGLLRRLDYLHGLGITAIWLMPFQPSPGRDDGYDISDYYGVDPRYGTLGDFVEFTHGCRQRGIRVIIDLVVNHTSDQHSWFRQARRHKDSPYRDWYVWSDRKPANAGKGMVFPGVQKSTWTRDKEAGAWYFHRFYDFQPDLNTSNPYVQAEILKIMGFWIQLGVSGFRMDAVPFVIATKGAKVRKPVEQYDMLRAFREFLQWRQGNAIILAEANVLPETDMEYFGRDGDRMHMMFNFHVNQHLFYALASADSRPLAKSLTATKPRPATAQWGLFLRNHDELDLGRLTQVQREAVFKAFAPEKSMQLYDRGIRRRLAPMLGGDRRRLELAYSLMCTLPGTPVIRYGDEIAMGDNLDLPERGCARTPMQWSTEPHAGFTESDHPCTPVIDTGPYGYEHVNAAKQRRDPNSMLNWTERIIRMRKEVPEVGWGHFKVIATRDPTVLVIRYDWRNNSVLFVHNLDEKPREISFAVGLSGKAANLLVNLLTEDHSRANPHGRHALLLEGYGYRWYRAGGLDYLLKRSDIDADAAGKIGHAA; encoded by the coding sequence TTGATCGACGACCTCTGGTACAAGAATGGCGTTTTCTATTGCCTTTCCGTCGGCACCTATATGGATGCCAATGGCGACGGCATCGGCGATTTCAAAGGGCTGTTGCGGCGGCTGGATTATCTGCATGGGCTCGGTATCACAGCGATCTGGCTGATGCCGTTCCAGCCCTCGCCCGGCCGGGACGACGGCTACGATATCTCGGATTATTACGGCGTCGATCCCCGATACGGCACCCTCGGTGACTTCGTCGAATTTACTCATGGCTGCCGGCAGCGCGGTATTCGCGTCATCATCGATCTCGTCGTCAATCACACGTCCGACCAGCATTCATGGTTTCGTCAAGCGCGGCGTCACAAGGATTCGCCCTATCGCGATTGGTACGTCTGGTCCGACAGGAAACCCGCGAATGCCGGCAAGGGCATGGTGTTTCCCGGCGTTCAGAAATCGACGTGGACGCGCGACAAGGAAGCCGGTGCCTGGTATTTTCATCGCTTCTACGACTTCCAGCCTGACCTTAACACCTCGAACCCGTATGTGCAGGCCGAGATTCTCAAGATCATGGGTTTCTGGATCCAGCTCGGCGTCTCCGGATTTCGCATGGATGCCGTCCCGTTCGTGATCGCAACCAAGGGCGCTAAGGTGCGCAAGCCCGTTGAGCAATACGACATGCTCCGCGCGTTTCGCGAATTCCTGCAATGGCGGCAGGGCAACGCCATCATCCTCGCCGAAGCCAACGTATTGCCGGAAACCGACATGGAATACTTCGGCCGCGACGGCGACCGGATGCACATGATGTTCAATTTTCACGTCAACCAGCATCTGTTCTATGCGCTCGCCTCCGCGGACTCGCGGCCGCTTGCGAAATCGCTGACTGCGACCAAGCCGCGGCCGGCGACCGCGCAATGGGGCCTGTTCCTGCGTAACCATGACGAGCTCGATCTCGGCCGCCTGACGCAGGTGCAACGCGAGGCAGTGTTCAAAGCGTTCGCTCCTGAGAAGAGCATGCAGCTTTACGACCGCGGTATCCGGCGGCGGCTTGCGCCGATGCTCGGGGGTGACCGGCGGCGGCTCGAGCTCGCCTACAGTCTGATGTGCACACTGCCGGGAACGCCGGTCATTCGCTACGGCGACGAGATCGCGATGGGCGACAATTTGGATCTGCCCGAGCGAGGTTGCGCGCGCACGCCGATGCAATGGTCAACCGAACCGCATGCCGGCTTCACTGAAAGCGATCATCCATGCACGCCTGTGATCGACACGGGGCCGTACGGATACGAACATGTCAACGCGGCCAAGCAACGGCGCGATCCCAATTCGATGCTGAACTGGACGGAACGCATCATTCGGATGCGCAAGGAAGTCCCGGAAGTCGGCTGGGGCCATTTCAAGGTGATCGCGACGCGTGACCCGACCGTGCTGGTGATCCGCTACGACTGGCGCAATAACTCGGTGCTATTCGTGCATAATCTCGACGAGAAGCCGCGCGAGATCTCCTTCGCGGTCGGGCTTTCCGGCAAGGCTGCCAACCTCTTGGTCAATCTGTTGACTGAAGACCACAGCCGCGCCAATCCGCACGGCCGCCACGCGCTACTGCTCGAAGGCTATGGTTATCGCTGGTATCGCGCCGGTGGTCTCGATTACCTGCTCAAACGGAGCGATATCGATGCAGATGCCGCGGGCAAAATCGGTCATGCCGCGTAG